One genomic window of Rhodopirellula halodulae includes the following:
- a CDS encoding DUF1559 family PulG-like putative transporter, translating into MKTKSSGFTLVELLVVITIIGILMGLLIPAVNAARETARRNQCSTQIKNLSLAAIQYENTKGELPGYVQSYGRHTSYSDPSDPANSGAALAPHMKIGTWAVALMPWLDAQPTYEHWSEDRYPILHSNASGAEHEATSGAAGDGFHSLAAPNLAIMQCPSNPVSDGDFARNSYIANNGLCHSTGPSNFLNAPSGSNIFAESQDRANGVFNCKYNVTGLTSRGAGNHEFEGPKVRLDDFKDGAGNTLLFSESVQALPWSRAGLINASNVTLADPAHTDVVFSVETARYVHGMVWHYADPKYSEASLASFWNQNGTGAAVVPLAVESFYRINGGGATVSDEIFNLQMNASNAAAIARPSSAHTDGVNAAMADGGTRFIPDSIDYRVYQALLTPRGKSSNVPFPEYVLDAEAF; encoded by the coding sequence ATGAAAACCAAATCCTCCGGTTTCACCCTCGTCGAACTGCTCGTGGTCATCACGATCATCGGCATTCTCATGGGATTGCTCATCCCGGCCGTGAACGCCGCTCGTGAAACGGCGCGACGCAACCAGTGCAGTACTCAAATCAAGAACCTTTCCCTGGCCGCGATTCAGTACGAGAACACGAAGGGCGAGTTACCAGGTTACGTTCAAAGCTACGGTCGTCACACCAGCTATAGCGATCCTTCAGACCCTGCGAACTCAGGCGCCGCGCTGGCACCTCACATGAAAATTGGTACGTGGGCAGTTGCCTTGATGCCTTGGCTTGACGCACAACCTACCTACGAGCATTGGAGCGAGGATCGGTATCCCATTCTTCACAGCAATGCATCTGGAGCCGAGCATGAAGCGACAAGCGGTGCTGCAGGCGATGGGTTTCACTCGCTCGCGGCTCCTAATCTTGCGATCATGCAGTGCCCAAGTAATCCTGTGTCGGATGGGGATTTTGCTCGCAACAGCTACATCGCTAACAACGGCTTGTGTCATTCAACTGGTCCTTCCAACTTCTTGAACGCGCCTTCGGGGAGCAACATTTTTGCCGAGTCACAGGATCGTGCCAACGGCGTATTCAATTGCAAATACAACGTGACCGGTTTGACCTCACGTGGAGCTGGCAACCATGAATTCGAAGGACCGAAGGTTCGCTTGGACGATTTCAAAGATGGTGCGGGCAACACACTCCTGTTCTCGGAAAGCGTTCAGGCATTACCGTGGAGCCGTGCCGGGTTGATCAATGCTAGCAACGTTACTTTGGCTGATCCCGCTCACACCGATGTTGTGTTCTCCGTCGAGACCGCTCGATACGTTCATGGAATGGTTTGGCATTACGCGGACCCAAAGTATTCTGAGGCTTCGCTGGCTTCGTTTTGGAATCAGAACGGGACCGGCGCGGCTGTCGTGCCGTTGGCTGTCGAAAGCTTCTACCGAATCAATGGTGGTGGAGCCACGGTGTCGGATGAGATCTTCAACCTTCAAATGAACGCAAGCAATGCGGCCGCCATCGCACGGCCATCTTCGGCGCACACCGATGGTGTGAATGCTGCCATGGCTGATGGCGGAACACGCTTCATTCCAGATAGCATTGATTATCGAGTCTATCAGGCTCTCCTGACTCCTCGCGGCAAATCCAGCAACGTGCCGTTCCCAGAGTATGTCCTGGATGCTGAAGCTTTCTAA
- a CDS encoding serine/threonine protein kinase, with protein sequence MSESLSPVALFREAALRSDLVQAEQWERAAKEVKQSLAKKERLNPQLVCEEMSNVLVRDNILTPYQAQQIRAGRTKLSLGNYVITEFLGQGGMGQVFGGVHKIMGRRCAIKVLPLQKSDPLSLESFAREIRLQSNLDSPYLVRAFDAGKDGKVHYLVTEYVPGTDLRRLIREHGRLSMQQAASIIAQAAAGLAYAHDSGIVHRDVKPANIMVTPDGHAKVSDVGLAALSFGPDDDPRAGMVVGTADYLSPEQIRTPDHVGPPTDIYSLGCTLYYACTGSVPFPGGDSKSKCRRHLNEMPLKPTQHAPELSEAFVDTIADMMEKEVSRRITTAAEVVMRLSPWATMDSEITDGSAVPVGEGMRPIAIPAAGIPRLEDSNAESMLDDMSWDQISSAGDEAVNVSEESPSSITPPPPPPPAVDSHASELAAMSTHADEDATSISTIVFVFSILLFTTIGFIVGFFTANGWSLPSNLR encoded by the coding sequence ATGTCCGAATCATTGTCTCCCGTCGCACTTTTTCGCGAAGCCGCTTTGCGTTCCGATTTGGTCCAAGCGGAACAGTGGGAACGCGCGGCCAAAGAGGTCAAACAAAGCCTGGCGAAAAAAGAACGCCTGAATCCTCAGTTGGTTTGCGAGGAGATGTCCAATGTCCTGGTTCGCGACAACATCCTGACGCCTTACCAAGCCCAACAAATTCGTGCCGGTCGCACGAAACTGTCGCTTGGCAACTACGTGATCACGGAGTTCCTGGGCCAAGGCGGTATGGGCCAAGTGTTCGGCGGTGTCCACAAAATCATGGGACGCCGATGCGCGATCAAAGTCTTGCCTTTGCAAAAGTCGGATCCGCTCAGCTTGGAAAGCTTCGCTCGCGAGATCCGGCTGCAATCCAACTTGGACAGTCCTTACCTCGTGCGTGCCTTCGACGCCGGAAAGGATGGCAAGGTGCATTACCTGGTGACGGAGTATGTGCCAGGAACCGATTTGCGACGTCTGATTCGCGAACACGGGCGTCTGTCGATGCAGCAAGCGGCGTCGATCATTGCGCAGGCTGCCGCCGGATTGGCTTACGCCCATGATTCCGGCATCGTCCACCGAGACGTCAAACCCGCCAATATCATGGTGACACCCGATGGTCATGCGAAGGTTTCAGATGTCGGTTTGGCCGCTCTATCATTCGGCCCCGACGACGATCCTCGCGCAGGAATGGTGGTTGGGACTGCAGACTATCTTTCACCCGAGCAAATTCGAACGCCCGATCACGTCGGTCCGCCCACCGACATCTACTCGCTTGGCTGCACACTTTATTACGCGTGTACGGGATCCGTTCCGTTCCCCGGCGGTGATTCCAAATCCAAGTGCCGTCGACATTTGAACGAGATGCCGCTGAAACCAACTCAACATGCACCTGAGCTCAGCGAAGCATTTGTCGACACCATCGCTGACATGATGGAAAAAGAAGTTTCGCGGCGCATCACCACCGCGGCGGAAGTCGTGATGCGGCTCAGCCCCTGGGCCACGATGGACTCCGAAATCACGGACGGCAGTGCGGTACCGGTCGGCGAAGGCATGCGTCCCATCGCGATTCCAGCAGCAGGCATTCCACGCTTGGAAGACTCTAACGCCGAATCCATGTTGGACGACATGAGCTGGGACCAAATCAGCTCGGCGGGTGATGAAGCGGTCAATGTTTCCGAAGAATCGCCTTCGTCGATCACTCCGCCTCCCCCACCCCCTCCGGCGGTTGACTCACACGCGAGTGAACTAGCGGCCATGTCAACGCACGCTGACGAGGACGCGACAAGCATCTCAACGATTGTTTTTGTGTTCAGCATTTTGCTTTTCACGACGATCGGGTTCATCGTTGGTTTCTTCACAGCCAACGGATGGAGTTTGCCGTCCAACCTGCGATGA
- the holA gene encoding DNA polymerase III subunit delta translates to MPRFNAFEYLAAPESTQAGKVVGVVYGVDSTLRKWCIDAIVGDSEWTQMDGEVCKWSDLRDDLATASLFDFDAGDKRTIVVRSADKFLSNHRPEIEKYLAKPGDATRLVLELESLASNTRVYKAVDKEHLLVACTSATDAKLGITAASRRKFLTSFVAGRHQCQLAAAAADALVEMLGEEIGMLDTEIAKLALYVDVGGKIEEPLVRDVVAGWQGKTVWQITDAIAAGDAAEALRQLDKLFSGGQRAIALLPQIAWSLRRLGMTTAAIEHRERSGRPWQFEDALAAGGIRRGFEIQSAKKQLQSIGRERAKNLLPWLLDADLRLKGTHSTEGRDRFLLEQMILKLAREA, encoded by the coding sequence ATGCCAAGATTCAACGCCTTTGAATACCTTGCCGCTCCCGAGTCCACTCAAGCTGGCAAGGTGGTTGGCGTGGTTTATGGAGTGGACAGCACCCTGCGAAAGTGGTGCATCGATGCCATCGTTGGTGACAGCGAATGGACCCAGATGGATGGCGAGGTTTGCAAGTGGTCGGATTTGAGAGACGACCTGGCGACCGCCTCCCTGTTCGATTTTGACGCGGGCGACAAACGTACGATTGTGGTCCGATCAGCGGATAAGTTCCTGTCCAATCACCGTCCCGAAATCGAAAAGTATTTGGCGAAGCCGGGCGACGCGACGCGTTTGGTACTTGAACTCGAATCGCTGGCCAGCAACACCCGCGTCTACAAGGCGGTGGACAAAGAACATCTCTTGGTGGCTTGTACCAGTGCCACGGACGCGAAGCTGGGAATCACCGCGGCTTCGCGTCGGAAGTTTCTGACCTCGTTCGTTGCGGGACGCCATCAATGCCAACTTGCCGCCGCCGCAGCGGATGCGCTGGTCGAAATGCTTGGCGAAGAGATTGGAATGTTGGACACAGAGATTGCCAAGCTGGCTCTCTACGTCGATGTCGGTGGCAAGATCGAGGAGCCTTTGGTTCGGGATGTGGTCGCGGGCTGGCAAGGCAAAACTGTTTGGCAGATTACCGATGCCATTGCCGCTGGGGATGCCGCAGAAGCTTTGCGGCAATTGGACAAGCTGTTCAGCGGCGGCCAACGTGCGATCGCCTTGTTGCCGCAGATCGCATGGTCGCTGCGAAGGTTAGGAATGACAACCGCCGCGATTGAACATCGTGAACGAAGCGGCCGGCCTTGGCAGTTTGAAGACGCGTTGGCAGCGGGCGGCATCCGACGCGGCTTTGAAATCCAATCGGCAAAAAAACAGTTGCAGTCAATCGGTCGCGAACGAGCGAAGAACTTGTTGCCTTGGTTGTTGGACGCTGACCTGCGATTGAAAGGGACGCACAGCACCGAAGGCAGGGACCGATTTTTGCTGGAGCAAATGATTCTCAAGCTCGCTCGCGAAGCTTAG
- the pilM gene encoding type IV pilus assembly protein PilM, whose amino-acid sequence MAGSGGVWGIEIGQSALKALHCVKQGDEIVADAFELIEYPKILGQADADPDQLIADALDQLLQRNDAIRDRVCISVPGQSGLAKFFKPPPVELKKIHDIVRYEAKTQIPFELSDVVWDYQTMPGATVQEGYALESEVGLFAMKREQAYRQLQPFTDADIEVDMVQLTPIALYNMVAFDRFHERIENESFDPDEPPTSSVLLSIGTDSSDLIVTNGFRIWQRSMPIGGNHFTRQLTKDLKLTFAKAEHLKRNAREAVDPKLVFQTMRPVFNDLVTEVQRSIGFFRSIDKKAEITELLVTGNTVKMPGLAAYLGKNLGYEVHTLDRFNRLGGDDVLSIPTFRDNAPTFAVCYGLCLQGLGLSQIHTSLIPAEIKTERMIRAKKPWALAGMAALLLGATTQYALTQRSWQTTHEDLWKSAESAVSQMSSYSSNQKTEDSTLVSKLTFLNRLGEEVSGNAERRLMWMEVINAVNSMIPRADYPDGKIPSIKELPLEDRIDFHISEIDTKFYEDLAEDWFSERLAVRYEEEMTNWYDLMKDSPLPEDFADDTGPEEEGWVIQLKGYHYYNSPKHQGEEGSQHVRKYLTTNFLEKPITLTDSQGNPITFTPKEFGFAYPLLLNEEDPKLVQIPNPDYDPVSAMAAMQLRAEGDDDVEVETQTLEVLRLDFVFQVVWKESILSERIEAKIQAELEAAEAAEADGFNTDPDATDPDADSMAMAN is encoded by the coding sequence ATGGCCGGATCTGGCGGCGTTTGGGGAATCGAAATTGGTCAGAGCGCGCTGAAGGCGTTGCACTGTGTCAAACAAGGTGACGAAATCGTCGCGGATGCGTTTGAACTGATCGAGTATCCCAAGATCTTGGGGCAGGCCGACGCCGACCCAGACCAATTGATCGCCGATGCTCTGGATCAGTTGCTTCAACGCAACGATGCGATTCGTGATCGGGTGTGCATCAGCGTTCCTGGACAAAGCGGTCTGGCAAAGTTCTTCAAACCGCCACCGGTGGAACTGAAGAAGATTCACGACATCGTTCGCTACGAAGCAAAGACGCAGATTCCATTTGAACTGTCCGACGTGGTTTGGGATTACCAAACCATGCCCGGGGCAACGGTCCAAGAAGGCTACGCGTTGGAAAGCGAAGTCGGTTTGTTCGCGATGAAACGCGAGCAGGCCTATCGCCAGTTGCAGCCGTTCACGGACGCCGACATCGAAGTCGACATGGTGCAACTGACACCGATCGCTCTTTACAACATGGTCGCGTTTGATCGCTTCCACGAGCGAATTGAGAACGAGTCGTTTGATCCCGACGAACCGCCGACGTCGAGCGTGTTGTTGTCGATTGGTACCGACAGCAGTGACCTGATTGTCACCAACGGTTTCCGAATCTGGCAACGCAGCATGCCGATCGGTGGTAACCACTTCACGCGTCAGTTGACCAAAGACTTGAAGCTGACGTTCGCGAAAGCCGAGCATCTCAAACGGAACGCTCGAGAAGCGGTGGATCCGAAGTTGGTTTTCCAAACCATGCGTCCGGTCTTCAATGACTTGGTGACCGAGGTTCAACGTTCGATCGGCTTCTTCCGCAGTATCGACAAGAAAGCCGAGATCACGGAATTGCTGGTGACCGGGAACACGGTCAAGATGCCGGGGCTGGCGGCTTACCTCGGCAAAAATTTGGGATACGAAGTCCACACGTTGGATCGATTCAATCGACTCGGTGGAGACGACGTTCTCAGCATCCCAACCTTCCGCGACAACGCACCGACGTTTGCGGTCTGTTACGGGCTCTGCTTGCAGGGCTTGGGGCTGAGTCAGATTCACACGTCGCTGATCCCAGCCGAGATCAAGACGGAGCGAATGATTCGGGCCAAGAAGCCCTGGGCTTTGGCCGGCATGGCTGCTTTGCTGCTTGGGGCGACCACCCAGTACGCGTTGACTCAGCGTTCCTGGCAAACAACACACGAGGATTTGTGGAAGAGTGCCGAATCGGCCGTCTCGCAGATGTCTTCGTACAGCTCGAATCAGAAGACAGAGGATTCGACCTTGGTCAGCAAGTTGACGTTCCTGAACCGGCTGGGCGAAGAAGTGTCCGGTAACGCGGAACGTCGTTTGATGTGGATGGAAGTCATCAACGCGGTCAACTCGATGATTCCGCGAGCGGATTATCCGGATGGCAAAATCCCTTCCATCAAAGAGTTGCCGCTCGAAGATCGAATCGATTTTCACATCTCCGAAATCGACACCAAGTTCTATGAAGACTTGGCGGAGGATTGGTTCAGCGAGCGGTTGGCGGTTCGTTACGAAGAAGAAATGACGAACTGGTACGACCTGATGAAGGATTCGCCGCTGCCGGAAGATTTCGCCGATGACACCGGCCCCGAAGAGGAAGGTTGGGTCATTCAGCTCAAGGGTTATCACTACTACAACAGCCCGAAACACCAGGGCGAAGAAGGCAGCCAGCACGTCCGGAAATATTTGACCACCAACTTCCTGGAAAAGCCGATCACGCTGACTGACAGCCAGGGCAATCCAATCACTTTCACACCCAAAGAGTTCGGATTTGCGTATCCACTTTTGTTGAACGAAGAAGATCCAAAATTGGTGCAGATTCCAAATCCTGACTACGACCCCGTCTCTGCCATGGCGGCGATGCAACTGCGAGCGGAAGGCGACGACGATGTCGAGGTGGAAACTCAGACGTTGGAAGTTCTGCGGCTCGATTTTGTGTTCCAGGTGGTTTGGAAAGAAAGCATCTTGAGCGAACGCATCGAAGCGAAGATCCAGGCGGAACTGGAAGCAGCCGAAGCCGCTGAGGCGGACGGATTCAACACGGATCCAGATGCGACGGACCCCGACGCGGATAGCATGGCAATGGCCAACTAA
- a CDS encoding DNA gyrase inhibitor YacG: MEPPTQITCPTCNRRFLSDETPAMPFCSKRCQLIDLGRWMNEEIGLPHEGNPGDTPVEYVDDPNVTSRRSDSAAD; encoded by the coding sequence ATGGAACCGCCAACCCAGATCACTTGTCCAACTTGCAACCGCCGTTTCCTCTCCGATGAGACGCCTGCGATGCCGTTTTGTTCCAAGCGTTGCCAGTTGATCGACTTGGGCCGGTGGATGAACGAGGAAATCGGTTTGCCTCACGAGGGCAATCCAGGCGACACGCCCGTTGAGTACGTGGATGATCCCAACGTGACTTCGCGACGGTCGGATTCGGCGGCGGATTGA
- the greA gene encoding transcription elongation factor GreA: MVESVPMTREGYNKIKAEISRMENEEMPVIVQKIAEAREEGDLKENAEYHAQRENQGMLMAKINELRDKIARASIIDVSSLPKDEVVFGCTVTVEDVAYGDEEQFTLVGAGDEDYDAGKILVTSPFGQGLIGKKVGEVAEVEVPAGKLKFKILKIEFNL, encoded by the coding sequence ATGGTCGAATCGGTGCCAATGACCCGTGAGGGCTACAACAAGATCAAGGCCGAGATCAGTCGCATGGAAAACGAAGAGATGCCTGTGATTGTGCAAAAGATCGCGGAGGCACGCGAAGAAGGCGACTTGAAAGAGAACGCTGAGTATCACGCCCAGCGTGAGAACCAGGGCATGTTGATGGCCAAGATCAACGAGCTTCGCGACAAGATCGCTCGCGCGTCCATCATCGACGTGTCGTCGCTGCCAAAGGATGAAGTCGTCTTTGGTTGCACCGTCACGGTCGAAGATGTTGCTTACGGTGACGAAGAGCAGTTCACGTTGGTTGGCGCGGGTGACGAAGACTATGACGCCGGCAAGATTTTGGTGACCAGCCCCTTCGGCCAAGGCTTGATTGGCAAGAAGGTGGGTGAGGTCGCGGAAGTCGAAGTGCCCGCGGGCAAGTTGAAGTTCAAAATCTTGAAGATTGAATTCAACCTGTGA
- a CDS encoding PAS domain-containing sensor histidine kinase — protein sequence MFFDVLELATTGFYLRPIATSGEQASHPPLFSQLCFTSLGHTAPDSEDTLNAWIELIHPDDREEFRRHSLKCSDADGSSTPRVYRLRTSDGQYRYTEEKCRIIRNEERDESFRLAVLHDIHDRRLAEQENETRHREMQTILDTIPTLVWFKDRDHRILRVNRAAAESSGLTAEEIEGKLTKDVYPSQGARYQASDLTLLQGEQPVKRVYEVLENRDGDELKMLIDKYIIPAHNEEDERILVVGTDVTEIEEAQEALAKQEAQFRNLFEGSPLGSLLIDSNRKIRLLNSQLMKIYRITPSPNNPIRINELIPEYLLGQITPPTDSLQLKPIANTQIEFETTRGDGTRMRVSLVAAAIEIDGTWMTLATFSDITERHQVSLDLQTKQAELERSNEDLDRFAYIASHDLKAPLRGIMHLVEWIEEDMPPNVGQDVREHLEKLQSQAKRMDTLLNDLLAYARVTRQNDGVEWVDLNQLLPQLFQFMSPPPSMSLELPQSLPNFTTARGPLEQIFRNLFGNAIKHATGGSRVRVTAKVVEGVYQFSIQDDGPGIPDGTHERIFGMFQTLESGSNRRGTGMGLHLVKRLVQVQGGDAWADANESNGATIHFTWPMEAKSHAKAS from the coding sequence ATGTTTTTCGATGTCCTTGAACTCGCGACCACCGGGTTCTATCTGCGTCCCATCGCGACATCCGGCGAACAAGCATCTCATCCGCCGCTGTTCAGCCAACTTTGCTTCACATCGCTTGGCCACACCGCGCCTGATTCCGAGGACACGCTCAACGCGTGGATCGAATTGATTCACCCGGATGATCGCGAGGAATTTCGTCGTCATTCGCTCAAATGCTCGGATGCCGACGGATCTTCCACCCCTCGTGTTTATCGCTTGCGAACGAGCGATGGCCAGTACCGGTATACGGAAGAAAAGTGCCGAATCATTCGGAATGAGGAACGCGACGAATCATTTCGATTGGCGGTTCTGCACGACATCCATGATCGTCGGTTAGCGGAACAGGAAAATGAGACACGCCACCGAGAAATGCAAACCATCCTAGATACCATCCCAACGCTCGTTTGGTTCAAGGACCGCGATCATCGCATTCTGCGAGTGAACCGAGCCGCCGCCGAGTCGAGTGGGCTCACCGCCGAAGAGATCGAAGGCAAGCTGACCAAAGATGTCTACCCCAGCCAAGGTGCGCGTTATCAGGCCAGCGATCTGACGCTGTTGCAAGGGGAACAACCGGTCAAACGGGTTTATGAAGTCCTTGAAAACCGCGACGGCGATGAGCTGAAAATGCTGATCGACAAATACATCATTCCCGCCCACAACGAAGAAGACGAACGCATCTTGGTGGTGGGAACCGACGTCACCGAAATCGAAGAAGCACAAGAAGCTCTCGCGAAACAAGAGGCTCAGTTTCGCAACCTGTTCGAAGGCAGTCCGCTTGGTAGCCTGTTGATCGATTCCAATCGGAAGATTCGTCTGCTGAATTCGCAGCTCATGAAAATTTACCGAATCACTCCGTCGCCAAACAATCCGATTCGAATCAACGAACTGATTCCTGAATACTTGCTGGGACAAATCACACCACCCACCGATTCCCTCCAACTGAAACCAATCGCGAACACGCAGATTGAGTTTGAAACCACGCGTGGCGATGGAACGCGAATGCGGGTCAGCTTGGTCGCCGCGGCCATCGAAATCGACGGTACGTGGATGACGTTGGCAACGTTCAGCGATATCACTGAACGACACCAAGTTTCACTGGACTTGCAGACCAAGCAGGCCGAACTCGAACGCAGCAACGAAGACCTGGATCGGTTTGCGTACATTGCCTCGCACGATTTGAAGGCACCGCTTCGCGGGATCATGCATCTCGTCGAATGGATCGAAGAGGACATGCCACCGAACGTTGGCCAAGACGTCCGCGAACATCTTGAGAAACTTCAGTCTCAAGCCAAACGGATGGACACGTTGCTGAACGATTTGCTGGCCTACGCGCGTGTGACTCGACAAAACGATGGCGTGGAATGGGTGGATTTGAATCAATTGCTACCGCAACTGTTTCAGTTCATGTCGCCCCCGCCGTCGATGAGTCTCGAGCTTCCACAGTCGCTTCCCAACTTCACGACGGCGCGTGGGCCATTGGAGCAGATTTTTCGCAATCTGTTCGGCAATGCAATCAAACACGCAACGGGCGGAAGCCGAGTTCGCGTCACGGCAAAGGTGGTCGAAGGTGTGTATCAGTTTTCCATTCAAGATGACGGACCAGGCATCCCCGATGGAACCCACGAACGAATCTTTGGGATGTTTCAAACGCTCGAAAGCGGCAGCAATCGTCGCGGCACAGGCATGGGGTTGCACCTCGTCAAACGATTGGTGCAGGTCCAGGGCGGCGACGCTTGGGCAGACGCCAACGAGAGCAACGGCGCAACGATACATTTCACCTGGCCAATGGAAGCCAAATCACACGCCAAAGCGAGCTGA